In the genome of Bacteroidales bacterium, one region contains:
- a CDS encoding SOS response-associated peptidase, with the protein MCGRYVLVQKVETIEKRFNAKFSNAEIYKSNYNISPGQYAPIITDREPKIIQMFRFGLIPFWAKKKMTLFNARAEGDHNKNNDINYKGAKGIINKPAFRKPIRSSRCLIIANAFIEGTEKNGLNEPYLIYLQDTQLFVFAGIWDQWLDPATNELIYSFSIITTIVNSLIQQLPHKRSPVVIDKYYEQKWLNTKAPLSDITGLLQAFKSEKMNAFRISPDIKNPRENNPELLKPVEERLRPETNNILKQTLELHGMGQYKPKKKFQ; encoded by the coding sequence ATGTGCGGACGTTATGTATTAGTACAAAAAGTTGAGACAATCGAAAAACGATTTAACGCAAAATTTTCGAATGCTGAAATATATAAATCTAATTACAATATTTCACCGGGACAATATGCTCCAATAATAACCGACAGAGAACCTAAGATAATTCAGATGTTTCGGTTTGGATTAATACCATTCTGGGCAAAAAAGAAAATGACCTTGTTTAACGCTCGTGCAGAAGGCGATCACAATAAAAATAATGATATTAACTACAAAGGAGCTAAAGGCATTATTAACAAACCGGCATTCCGAAAACCAATTCGTTCAAGTCGTTGCTTGATTATAGCCAATGCTTTTATTGAAGGAACTGAAAAAAATGGACTAAACGAGCCATATCTAATTTATTTACAGGACACACAACTTTTTGTTTTTGCAGGAATCTGGGACCAATGGCTCGACCCTGCAACGAATGAACTTATTTATTCCTTTTCTATAATAACTACAATAGTTAATAGCCTTATACAACAACTTCCGCACAAACGTTCACCTGTTGTAATAGATAAGTATTACGAACAAAAATGGCTTAATACTAAAGCACCATTATCTGATATAACCGGTCTTTTGCAAGCATTTAAATCTGAAAAAATGAATGCTTTCCGTATTTCTCCTGATATTAAAAATCCAAGAGAAAATAATCCTGAATTACTTAAACCTGTTGAAGAACGACTTCGCCCAGAAACTAACAATATTCTGAAACAAACGCTTGAATTGCACGGAATGGGACAATATAAACCAAAGAAAAAGTTTCAGTAA
- the dinB gene encoding DNA polymerase IV — translation MILNRCILHIDMDTFFVSVERLLNSSFNEKPVVVGGISERGVVASCSYEARKYGIHSGMPMKMARSLCNDAMFIRGDMEQYSKFSRMVTEIIAEKAPLYEKTSIDEHYLDLTGMDHFFGCMKWTKELRQVILKETGLPVSMGLSCNKTVSKIATGEAKPNGELEVKRNEAKSFLAPLSVRKIPGIGKKTYYLLATMGVNKIQTLSVIPLPVITNVLGKNGEDIWKKANGIDNTLVKPYSEHKSISTEQTFEQDTIDFKRLTEIIAVMSEKLAFELRNQQKITSCVTIKIRYSNFDTHTLQKCIPYTSFDHTIIEVAKELFKQLYNRRLLVRLVGVKFSHLVHGFQQLSLFDDRAKMAALYPVLDKLKNQYGSKIIRRAIAFH, via the coding sequence ATGATTTTAAACAGGTGCATTTTACATATTGATATGGATACGTTTTTTGTATCTGTTGAACGGCTATTAAACAGCAGTTTCAACGAAAAGCCTGTTGTAGTAGGCGGAATATCCGAACGGGGAGTTGTGGCAAGTTGTAGCTACGAAGCACGAAAATATGGAATACATTCGGGCATGCCAATGAAAATGGCTCGTTCACTTTGTAATGATGCTATGTTTATTCGTGGCGATATGGAACAATACAGCAAGTTCTCAAGAATGGTAACCGAAATAATTGCCGAAAAAGCTCCTTTGTACGAAAAAACTTCTATTGATGAACATTATCTTGACCTTACCGGTATGGATCATTTTTTTGGGTGTATGAAATGGACTAAAGAGTTACGACAAGTCATTCTTAAAGAAACCGGACTACCTGTATCTATGGGGCTGTCATGCAATAAAACCGTTTCAAAAATTGCAACGGGCGAAGCAAAACCCAATGGTGAACTGGAAGTAAAAAGGAATGAAGCAAAATCTTTTCTTGCACCTCTTTCGGTGAGAAAAATACCAGGAATAGGAAAAAAGACATATTACTTGCTGGCTACAATGGGAGTAAACAAAATTCAAACCTTAAGTGTAATACCGCTTCCTGTAATTACCAATGTGCTGGGGAAAAACGGCGAAGATATCTGGAAAAAAGCCAATGGAATAGACAATACTCTTGTTAAACCTTATTCTGAACATAAATCAATAAGTACAGAACAAACATTTGAACAGGATACCATTGATTTTAAAAGATTAACTGAAATTATTGCCGTAATGTCTGAAAAACTGGCATTTGAACTTAGAAATCAACAAAAAATCACCTCATGTGTAACAATAAAAATTCGTTATTCAAATTTCGATACGCATACTTTACAAAAATGTATTCCTTACACTTCGTTTGACCATACAATTATTGAAGTTGCAAAGGAACTGTTTAAACAACTTTATAACCGGCGCTTACTGGTTCGGCTTGTGGGTGTTAAATTCTCTCATCTCGTACACGGCTTTCAACAACTAAGTCTGTTTGATGATAGGGCAAAAATGGCAGCATTGTATCCTGTATTAGATAAGCTCAAAAACCAGTACGGGTCAAAAATTATTCGACGTGCAATTGCATTTCACTAA
- a CDS encoding XRE family transcriptional regulator yields the protein MESIGEIIRKLRKNKGEPLRKVAAYLDIDQAVLSKIERGKRKATKEHIVKLAKYFGEDEKTMLIALLSDRILYEVQDENFAKEALQIAEKKIEYKAFKALDRSTIIKQIVNTLKQFLKVRNAWIYGSFSREDDRTESDIDIAVKTDEGFSYFDLAEIQYKLENEVNRKIDVGFIDSFKPHIFKNIKPDLKLIYER from the coding sequence ATGGAAAGTATTGGAGAAATTATCAGAAAGTTGCGTAAAAATAAAGGAGAACCATTGCGGAAGGTAGCTGCTTATCTTGATATTGACCAGGCGGTATTAAGTAAAATTGAGAGGGGTAAACGAAAAGCCACTAAAGAACATATTGTTAAGTTAGCAAAGTACTTTGGAGAAGATGAAAAAACAATGCTTATAGCATTATTGAGCGACCGCATACTTTATGAAGTACAGGATGAAAATTTTGCTAAAGAAGCTTTACAAATAGCAGAGAAAAAAATTGAATATAAAGCATTTAAGGCACTAGACAGAAGTACAATTATTAAACAAATTGTAAATACATTAAAACAATTTTTAAAAGTCCGTAATGCATGGATTTACGGTTCTTTTTCACGGGAAGATGACAGGACGGAAAGTGACATTGACATTGCTGTAAAAACAGATGAAGGATTTAGTTATTTTGACCTTGCTGAAATACAATATAAATTGGAAAATGAGGTGAACAGGAAAATTGACGTAGGCTTTATAGATTCTTTTAAACCACACATCTTTAAAAATATTAAACCTGATTTAAAAC